In a single window of the Cryptococcus tetragattii IND107 chromosome 1, whole genome shotgun sequence genome:
- a CDS encoding 6-phosphofructokinase — MSDSSAVPPLPKDPEGITEQLQSVSTPPPPPRAHKPPRQKKIAVLTSGGDSAGMNSAVRAVVRQSIARGCQAYIIREGWEGLVRGNTSGPTPAPTAPQSPTLSPSSKSVTFSSLPPSQQLDKLTSTLNKESLTNEVSFSDPNEVTPLEDTPLSFGYGQLLRDGAGEGDVDELASHGMQNLAIADHEDEKGRTLKNKYIVRVGWDDVRGWQSEGGTLIGSSRCPAFRTREGRLQAANNLIHFGIDCLAVCGGDGSLTGADKLRGEWPSLVEELYTDNRISDEQREAYQHLNIVGLVGSIDNDMALTDLTIGALTALHRICESIDSISSTASSHSRAFVIEVMGRHCGWLALLAGIATGADFIFIPEDPPKCEDWETEMCDLLQAHRKVGKRKSIVIVAEGALDRNLKPIKPDYVKKILVERLGLDTRVTTLGHTQRGGKPCAFDRILPTLQGVEAVQTLLSATPETPSYMIGIQENKITKVPLLEAVARTQMVAEAIENRDFAKAMSFRDSEFREMLQAFQISSSLDVCQSAPKENRLRIGIIHVGAPAGGMNAATRQAVRFCHSRGHAPVAIYNGFEGLLDDNVSELSWLRVDSWTTRGGSELGTNRSLPSIDIGSVAAGFQRHSLDGLLIIGGFEAFHSVVLLSQNRSNYPAFQIPMIHLPATLSNNVPLTDFSLGSDTSLNALVEACDAIKQSASASRNRVFVVETQGGQSGYIATMGALAVGAVLVYTPEMGISLKLLQEDVEFLIKRYSLDEKGKSEGRLVIKAEKSSSVYTTETLTKIFKEEGKDLFDARSASLGHTLQGGVPSPLDRTRAARLSLRCMQFLEEHACPNSQATHHKPKPAHLTHAGAKSLVKDTAAMIAIIGSKVVYATMEDVLKVTDMKLRRGTDEWWSDCKELAETMGGRTGLMAKH, encoded by the exons ATGTCCGACTCATCGGCCGTCCCCCCGCTCCCCAAGGATCCAGAAGGCATCACAGAGCAGCTTCAATCTGTCTCTAcgccacctcctcctccgcgGGCACATAAGCCTCcaaggcagaagaagattgcgGTCTTGACCAGCGGTGGTGACTCGGCTGGTATGAACTCTGCTG TTCGAGCAGTAGTCCGCCAGTCCATCGCCCGTGGCTGTCAAGCCTACATCATCCGTGAAGGCTGGGAAGGTCTCGTCCGCGGCAACACTTCCGGCCCCACTCCTGCACCTACCGCCCCCCAATCCCCCACCCTTTCCCCGTCATCCAAGAGCGtcaccttctcctctttacCTCCTTCCCAGCAGCTCGATAAACTCACCTCTACTTTGAACAAGGAATCACTCACCAATGAAGTCTCCTTCTCGGACCCGAACGAGGTCACCCCGCTCGAGGATACACCTCTCAGTTTCGGGTACGGCCAGCTTTTGAGGGATGGAGCGGGTGAAGGCGATGTGGACGAGTTGGCGTCGCATGGGATGCAAAACTTGGCGATTGCTGATcacgaagatgaaaagggtAGGACGTTGAAGAACAAGTATATTGTTAGGGTTGGATGGGATGATGTCAGGGGTTGGCAAAGTGAAGGCGGTACCCTCATCGGTAGTTCTCGATGCCCTGCTT TCCGTACGAGGGAAGGCCGACTCCAAGCCGCTAACAACCTTATCCATTTCGGTATCGACTGTCTCGCCGTTTGTGGTGGTGACGGTTCCTTGACCGGTGCCGACAAGCTCCGTGGCGAATGGCCCAgcttggtggaagagctCTACACTGACAACAGGATTTCAGACGAGCAGAGGGAAGCTTACCAGCACCTCAACATTGTCGGACTCGTCGGGTCAATTGACAATGATATGGCCTTGACCGATTTGACCATCGGTGCGCTTACCGCTCTGCACCGAATTTGTGAATCCATTgattccatctcttccaccgcctcctcccactCGCGTGCGTTTGTGATTGAAGTCATGGGCCGACACTGCGGTTGGCTCGCGCTGCTCGCCGGTATCGCAACCGGTGCAgacttcatcttcatccccgaAGACCCGCCTAAATGCGAGGACTGGGAAACGGAGATGTGTGACCTCTTGCAAGCGCATCGAAAAGTCGGCAAGCGCAAGTCAatcgtcatcgtcgccGAAGGCGCCCTCGATAGGAACTTGAAACCCATCAAGCCAGACTATGTGAAAAAGATCCTCGTCGAGCGTCTCGGTCTCGATACACGTGTCACCACTCTCGGCCATACCCAGCGTGGAGGTAAACCCTGCGCGTTTGACAGGATCTTGCCCACTCTGCAAGGTGTCGAGGCCGTTCAAACGTTGTTGAGCGCGACACCCGAGACACCTTCGTATATGATTGGTATCCAGGAAAACAAGATTACAAAAGTCCCTCTGCTCGAGGCTGTGGCGCGCACGCAGATGGTAGCGGAAGCGATTGAGAACAGGGATTTCGCAAAGGCCATGTCCTTCAGAGACTCGGAATTCCGAGAGATGCTCCAGGCTTTCCAGATTAGCTCGTCTCTTGATGTCTGCCAGAGTGCTCCCAAGGAGAATCGATTGAGGATCGGTATCATCCa TGTCGGTGCGCCTGCTGGTGGTATGAACGCTGCTACCCGACAAGCCGTCCGATTCTGTCACAGCCGAGGCCACGCCCCCGTCGCCATCTACAACGGTTTCGAAGGTCTCTTGGACGACAACGTCTCTGAGCTTTCCTGGCTCCGAGTCGACTCGTGGACCACCCGAGGCGGTTCCGAGCTCGGTACGAACCGATCTTTACCTTCCATCGATATCGGCTCCGTCGCTGCCGGTTTCCAGCGACACTCTCTGGACGGCTTGTTGATCATTGGTGGTTTCGAAGCTTTCCACTCGgtcgtcctcctctctcaaaACCGATCCAACTACCCCGCCTTCCAGATCCCCATGATTCATCTCCCAGCGACCTTGTCGAACAATGTACCCCTCACAGACTTTTCGCTCGGTTCCGATACCTCGCTCAATGCGCTCGTAGAAGCTTGTGATGCCATCAAGCAGAGTGCCTCGGCCAGTAGGAACAGGGTGTTTGTGGTAGAGACCCAAGGTGGACAGAGTGGGTATATCGCTACGATGGGTGCGCTCGCAGTTGGAGCTGTCTTGGTGTACACGCCCGAGATGGGGATTTCCTTGAAGCTTTTGCAAGAGGATGTCGAGTTCTTGATCAAGAGGTACAGCTTGGATGAGAAGGGTAAGAGTGAGGGTAGGTTGGTTATCAA AGCCGAAAAGTCTTCCTCTGTGTACACCACCGAGACTCTTACCAAGATcttcaaggaagaaggtaaaGACCTCTTCGACGCCCGTTCTGCTTCTCTCGGCCACACCCTCCAAGGTGGtgtcccttctcctctcgacCGAACTCGTGCCGCCCGTCTTTCACTGAGGTGCATGCAATTCCTCGAAGAACACGCTTGCCCCAACTCCCAAGCCACGCACCACAAGCCTAAGCCTGCCCACCTCACCCATGCAGGTGCAAAATCCTTGGTCAAGGATACGGCGGCGATGATTGCGATTATCGGTAGCAAGGTTGTGTACGCGACGATGGAGGATGTGTTGAAGGTGACGGATATGAAGCTGAGGAGGGGAACGGATGAGTGGTGGAGTGACTGTAAGGAGTTGGCGGAAACGATGGGTGGAAGGACTGGTTTAATGGCCAAGCATTAA
- a CDS encoding 26S protease regulatory subunit 8, protein MSVATQKMPKTPTSAPGGSIKTYYQNKIEAAELDITRKTQNLRRLEAQRNALNARVRLLREELQVLQEPGSYVGEVIKVMGKKKVLVKVQPEGKYVVDFSPDIPVSALTPNIRVSLRADSYLLHSILPNKIDPLVSLMMVEKVPDSTYEMVGGLDKQIKEIKEVIELPVKHPELFESLGIAQPKGVLLYGPPGTGGGKSGDSEVQRTMMELLNQLDGFEATKNIKVIMATNRIDILDSALLRPGRIDRKIEFPPPNPEARITILKIHSRKMSLQRGINFRALAEKMGNCSGAEVRGICTEAGMYALRERRQYVGQEDFEMAIAKVLKKNADNNMSVNKLFS, encoded by the exons ATGTCAGTGGCGACGCAGAAGATGCCCAAAACTCCAACTTCTGCCCCTGGAGGTAGCATCAAG ACTTACTATCAGAATAAGATCGAAGCTGCCGAGCTTGACATCACTCGTAAAACACAAAACCTTCGTCGTTTGGAAGCTCAGCGTAATGCCCTTAACGCTCGAG TGAGACTACTTCGAGAAGAATTGCAGGTTTTGCAAGAGCCCGGAAGTTATGTCGGCGAGGTCATCAAGGTGATgggtaagaagaaggttttGGTTAAGGTGCAGCCTGAGGGGAAGTACG TGGTCGACTTCTCCCCCGATATTCCCGTCTCTGCTCTTACCCCCAACATCCGAGTTTCCCTTCGAGCCGATTCTtatctcctccactccaTTCTGCCCAACAAAATCGACCCCCTCGTCTCTCTTATGATGGTCGAAAAGGTTCCTGACAGTACATATGAGATGGTTGGTGGTTTGGACAAGCAAATCAAGGAGATTAAGGAAGTTATCGAATTGCCCGTTAAGCACCCCGAACTGTTTGAGAGTTTGGGTATTGCTCAGCCGAAGGGTGTTTTGCTCTACGGTCCACCGGGAACAG gaggtggcAAGAGCGGAGATTCGGAAGTGCAGAGGACAATGATGGAATTGTTGAACCAGCTGGATGGATTCGAAGCCACCAAGAACATCAAG GTTATCATGGCCACAAACCGTATAGACATCCTCGATTCCGCTCTCCTGCGTCCGGGACGTATCGACCGTAAGATCGAGTTCCCGCCTCCCAACCCCGAGGCTCGAATCACCATTCTCAAGATTCACTCTAGAAAGATGTCTCTTCAACGTGGTATCAACTTTAGGGCATTggcagagaagatgggCAACTGTTCAGGTGCTGAAGTCAGGGGTATCTGTACTGAAGCGG GAATGTATGCACTGCGAGAGAGAAGACAATATGTCGGTCAGGAGGACTTTGAGATGGCGATAGCAaaggttttgaagaagaatgcgGATAACAACATGAGCGTAAACAAGCTCTTCAGTTAA